A part of Methanothermobacter thermautotrophicus genomic DNA contains:
- a CDS encoding 30S ribosomal protein S8e, with translation MAIWQGKSMKKPSGGRAKMNRGKRKYELGREPAETKIGDRRVRMIRTRGGNTKVRLASDTRINVVDPETGKVEIAEIRNVVENTANPHFVRRNIITRGAVVETNLGNVRVTSRPGQDGVINGVLIRE, from the coding sequence ATGGCAATCTGGCAAGGTAAATCAATGAAAAAACCCAGTGGCGGAAGAGCCAAGATGAACCGTGGTAAAAGGAAGTATGAACTTGGAAGGGAGCCTGCTGAGACAAAGATCGGTGACAGGCGTGTAAGGATGATAAGGACACGCGGAGGCAACACCAAGGTCAGGCTCGCTTCAGATACAAGGATAAACGTGGTTGACCCTGAAACCGGTAAGGTTGAAATTGCAGAGATAAGGAACGTCGTTGAGAACACAGCAAACCCCCACTTCGTAAGGAGGAATATCATAACCAGGGGTGCTGTTGTTGAGACAAACCTTGGAAACGTCAGGGTCACATCAAGGCCAGGTCAGGACGGTGTCATAAACGGAGTCCTGATCAGGGAATAA
- a CDS encoding 5-formyltetrahydrofolate cyclo-ligase, with the protein MEGKNRIRKQVWDLLKYKGISRNPHGRIPDFKGSFDAAERLSRTIEWERAGVVFCSPDSAQRPVRRLVLEAGKDLIMPTPRIKDGYLLIEGGLDAEAASTIAGAYRYGSSIRDFPMVDLVVEGSVAVDLQGNRLGKGGGYGDREISELRGQGAIDEDTPIATTVDELQIISRVPVEEHDERINMIVTPLRVIRPLLDDRIPRVI; encoded by the coding sequence ATGGAGGGCAAGAATAGGATAAGAAAACAGGTCTGGGATCTCCTGAAGTATAAGGGTATCAGCAGAAATCCCCATGGACGTATACCAGACTTTAAGGGCTCGTTTGATGCTGCAGAGAGGCTTTCAAGGACAATTGAATGGGAAAGGGCTGGTGTCGTGTTCTGCTCACCTGACTCGGCCCAGAGACCTGTTCGAAGACTTGTACTTGAGGCCGGGAAGGACCTCATAATGCCCACCCCCCGGATAAAGGATGGCTACCTTCTCATAGAGGGTGGACTGGATGCCGAGGCTGCATCAACAATAGCTGGCGCCTACAGGTACGGTTCATCCATCAGGGATTTCCCCATGGTTGACCTTGTTGTGGAGGGGTCTGTGGCTGTTGACCTCCAGGGCAACCGTCTCGGTAAGGGTGGAGGCTACGGTGACAGGGAGATCTCTGAACTCAGGGGGCAGGGGGCAATAGATGAGGATACACCCATTGCAACAACCGTTGATGAACTCCAGATAATAAGCAGGGTACCGGTTGAGGAGCACGATGAGAGGATAAACATGATAGTAACACCCCTCCGGGTGATCAGGCCCCTCCTGGATGACAGGATACCGCGGGTAATCTGA
- a CDS encoding RDD family protein: MVELLRERLYAFIVDFLIVTAVMYILTVLLYPAVILLNLFSIYSYWLPLLAVITLLYFSYLEYHGGTPGKRLQGLMVVSEEGDLQPWQVVLRNMSKVLWLPLAVDVLLGYLLGHLRILDTIARTAVIRAGKVDDGGQE; encoded by the coding sequence ATGGTTGAACTATTGAGGGAGAGGTTATATGCATTCATTGTGGACTTCCTGATTGTCACCGCGGTAATGTACATCCTCACGGTACTTCTCTACCCTGCAGTCATCCTCCTTAACCTCTTCAGCATCTACAGCTACTGGCTGCCCCTCCTTGCTGTAATAACACTCCTGTACTTCAGCTACCTGGAATACCATGGAGGCACTCCGGGTAAGAGGTTGCAGGGCCTTATGGTTGTCTCAGAGGAGGGTGATCTGCAGCCCTGGCAGGTTGTTTTGAGGAACATGTCAAAGGTGCTCTGGCTTCCCCTGGCAGTGGACGTCCTGCTGGGTTATCTGCTGGGGCATTTAAGGATCCTTGACACCATTGCCAGAACAGCTGTCATCAGGGCCGGGAAGGTTGATGATGGAGGGCAAGAATAG
- the polB2 gene encoding DNA polymerase PolB subunit 2 gives MSPLSKAEDEILSQVKRFLKHINTNLPEGMELEFEGFYRRGFFVTKKRYALIEDDTIVAKGLELVRRDWAPIAKKTQRKVLMAILSDGSPEKAREIIREVVGRIRRGEVELDDLVIHTQITRDLSEYKQIGPHVIAAKRSLEKGRRVERGSIVRYIIVKGRGPISQRAFPVEDAGDMEYDPDYYIENQVMAAVSRIMSSLGYSTEDINSLSSGERQSSLDAFF, from the coding sequence GTGTCCCCATTGTCTAAGGCGGAGGATGAGATACTCTCCCAGGTGAAAAGGTTCCTGAAACACATAAACACTAACCTCCCTGAGGGCATGGAACTGGAATTTGAGGGCTTCTACCGCAGGGGCTTCTTCGTAACAAAAAAGAGGTACGCCCTCATAGAGGATGACACAATAGTTGCAAAGGGTCTTGAACTTGTAAGGCGTGACTGGGCACCCATAGCTAAAAAAACCCAGCGAAAGGTCCTGATGGCCATCCTCAGTGATGGATCCCCTGAGAAGGCCAGGGAGATAATAAGGGAAGTCGTGGGGCGTATAAGACGGGGTGAAGTGGAACTCGATGACCTGGTGATACACACCCAGATCACAAGGGACCTCTCTGAGTACAAACAGATAGGTCCCCATGTCATCGCTGCAAAGAGATCCCTGGAGAAGGGAAGGCGTGTTGAGAGGGGCTCCATAGTGAGGTACATCATCGTGAAGGGAAGGGGCCCCATAAGTCAGAGGGCCTTCCCGGTTGAGGACGCAGGGGACATGGAATACGACCCCGACTATTACATTGAAAACCAGGTGATGGCTGCGGTATCACGCATAATGTCATCCCTGGGTTACTCCACAGAGGATATTAACTCGTTATCCTCTGGTGAAAGGCAGAGCAGCCTGGACGCATTCTTCTAA
- the hypE gene encoding hydrogenase expression/formation protein HypE: MKIGMSHGAGGEVMQDLISDIILSNIQNTRVNGGVGLEDLDDGASIPLGDYEIVISTDGHTIDPLFFPGGDIGRIAVAGTVNDISVMGARPLAIANAMIISEGFPGEDLERIIKSMDSVSRETGVSIVTGDTKVMEQGKLDRMVITTTGIGVAGRGETVRDSGLSPGDKIILSGSVGDHGMALMAFREGFGFETDLESDVAPVWGIVEAALNVGGVKAMKDPTRGGIANALNEMADKSGVGMVLDEDSIPVREEVKAVSEMLGIDPYEVANEGKVIIGVDPEYAEEVLAAVRSAPYGEGAQIIGEVTEDKHVILETSLGGRRILEAPVADPVPRVC, from the coding sequence ATGAAAATCGGCATGTCCCATGGTGCAGGCGGAGAAGTGATGCAGGATCTTATCTCAGATATAATACTCTCAAACATCCAGAACACAAGGGTTAACGGTGGAGTTGGCCTCGAGGACCTCGACGACGGTGCGAGCATACCCCTGGGGGATTATGAGATCGTTATAAGTACAGATGGTCATACCATTGACCCCCTGTTCTTTCCGGGAGGGGACATAGGCAGGATAGCCGTTGCAGGTACAGTCAACGATATATCGGTCATGGGGGCAAGGCCCCTTGCAATTGCAAATGCCATGATAATAAGTGAGGGATTCCCCGGGGAGGATCTTGAGAGGATCATAAAGTCCATGGACTCCGTTTCAAGGGAGACCGGGGTTTCCATTGTCACAGGTGACACCAAGGTCATGGAACAGGGCAAACTTGACAGGATGGTCATAACAACCACAGGTATAGGTGTCGCCGGGCGTGGTGAAACAGTCAGGGACTCAGGACTGAGCCCCGGTGATAAGATCATATTGAGTGGCAGTGTTGGGGACCATGGGATGGCTCTCATGGCGTTCCGTGAGGGCTTCGGATTCGAAACAGACCTCGAATCAGACGTGGCTCCTGTCTGGGGCATCGTGGAGGCCGCCCTGAATGTTGGGGGTGTTAAGGCAATGAAGGACCCCACAAGGGGTGGTATAGCCAATGCCCTCAATGAGATGGCAGATAAATCGGGTGTTGGGATGGTCCTGGATGAGGACAGCATACCCGTGCGGGAGGAGGTTAAGGCCGTCTCTGAGATGCTTGGAATAGACCCCTACGAGGTTGCAAATGAGGGCAAGGTTATCATCGGCGTGGATCCTGAATACGCTGAGGAAGTCCTGGCGGCTGTCAGGAGCGCTCCCTACGGTGAGGGGGCCCAGATAATAGGTGAAGTAACAGAGGATAAGCATGTGATCCTTGAGACCAGCCTCGGTGGAAGAAGGATACTTGAGGCCCCAGTGGCTGATCCTGTCCCGAGGGTCTGCTGA
- a CDS encoding DEAD/DEAH box helicase gives MKGLEFSEFDISGDINRALDDMGFESTTPIQALTLPVTLDGMDVVGEAQTGTGKTAAFAIPVLENLESERVPQALIICPTRELCLQVSEEIKRIGKYMKVKVLAVYGGQSISNQIAQLRRGVHVIVATPGRLIDHIERGTVDLGGVSTVVLDEADEMLNMGFIDDIERILAHVPERRQTMLFSATVSKPILRIARKYMRNPQVMRVEKKHSPKIDEFYFKTREEDKVELLDWILSSNNIRMGLIFCNTKRRVQRLRRQLNRMGYSADEIHGDLSQSKRERVMERFRRGDFSLLVATDVAARGIHVPDVEAVVNYDLPFENEYYIHRIGRTGRAGSSGKSFTLVVGREVHRLRRIQSFTGKRIKQSNMPSPEEIRRGYEMDLREILRRNLESKSYSDSEILESLAGDGYSFRDISHALLDVLESSK, from the coding sequence ATGAAAGGATTAGAATTTAGTGAGTTTGATATCTCAGGGGATATAAACAGGGCCCTTGATGATATGGGATTTGAGAGTACAACTCCAATCCAGGCACTTACACTACCTGTTACACTCGATGGCATGGACGTTGTTGGTGAGGCCCAGACAGGGACCGGAAAAACAGCTGCATTCGCCATACCCGTACTTGAGAACCTTGAATCCGAAAGGGTGCCCCAGGCCCTCATCATCTGTCCGACACGCGAGCTCTGTCTCCAGGTCTCAGAGGAGATCAAGAGGATAGGTAAATACATGAAGGTGAAGGTCCTCGCAGTCTATGGTGGTCAGAGTATCAGTAATCAGATAGCGCAGCTGAGGAGGGGGGTTCATGTAATAGTTGCAACCCCAGGTAGACTGATAGACCACATTGAGAGGGGGACAGTTGATCTTGGAGGCGTATCAACCGTTGTCCTTGATGAGGCCGATGAAATGCTGAACATGGGATTCATAGATGACATAGAGCGTATACTGGCCCATGTGCCCGAGAGAAGGCAGACCATGCTCTTCTCTGCAACGGTTTCAAAGCCTATACTCAGGATTGCCAGGAAGTACATGAGGAACCCCCAGGTTATGCGTGTGGAGAAGAAGCACAGCCCCAAGATAGATGAGTTCTACTTCAAAACCAGGGAGGAGGATAAGGTTGAGCTCCTCGACTGGATACTCTCATCAAACAATATCAGGATGGGCCTCATATTCTGTAACACCAAGAGGCGGGTCCAGAGGTTGAGAAGGCAGCTGAACCGTATGGGTTACTCTGCAGATGAAATCCATGGTGATCTTTCACAGTCAAAGCGTGAGCGTGTCATGGAGAGATTCAGGAGGGGCGATTTCAGTCTACTTGTTGCAACTGATGTGGCTGCCCGTGGTATTCATGTACCCGATGTTGAGGCCGTTGTGAACTATGACCTGCCCTTTGAGAACGAGTACTACATTCACCGTATAGGCCGTACAGGGCGAGCCGGTTCAAGCGGGAAGTCCTTCACCCTTGTCGTTGGAAGGGAGGTTCACCGCCTGAGGAGGATCCAGTCATTCACAGGTAAGAGGATAAAGCAGAGTAACATGCCCTCCCCCGAGGAGATAAGGAGGGGCTATGAGATGGACCTCAGGGAGATCCTCAGGAGGAACCTTGAATCCAAGAGTTACAGTGACTCTGAAATCCTCGAGAGCCTTGCTGGTGATGGTTACAGTTTCCGGGACATCTCACACGCCCTTCTGGATGTGCTGGAATCATCTAAATAA